The Insulibacter thermoxylanivorax region TAATGTGGTTATAGGAGGTAATTCGGAGATGGGGGGTGAATTTTGATTGAGAACTAAGCGGATCAGCAAACGGTACTTTCTCTTGATGGGCGGTCTAATCATCGCAGGAATCATAGCTTTTGTTTTCGTACCGTCATCCTTTGGAGCCAATCGGTATACGATCGAAACTGAATATCTCGGTTTTCATCCCTCCGCACCAAGTCGTTCCTCCTGATGATCGCGCCGTTGTGCATGGGGTGCAGATCTCGATATACCCTTTAGAAGAATTGGCTTTCGAATACGTGCTGGATACCCAAGAACTGATCCAACTGGATGGCGGATTACATGTGCGCAAGTTTACCTTCGATCTCTTATCGGATGCGGTGATTCAGGATCATCGGGGCGAGAGTTCCATAGAATGGATTGGAGCCAGGGTTGATTTGCAGGCTGACAGGGATGAGCCTTATGATATTGAACATGACTTTAAGGATCATATCCAAATACTCGGTCCATCAGAGGAACCCTTGCCGTTATATGATTCCGTTCGAGCTGATCAGATTCACTCCTTTTCTAGATCGACGATTTTCGAAGATGTCTACAAGAGGTACGGCCGTCACTGGCAGCAGGCTAAAGTGGATTTGAGTTATGATGAGCAGCTTAGCAACCATATGATTGGCTTTATATTAAGTGCTGTTATATCGAATGCCCCTGGCAGTGAGCCGATGTATAAGCTGAAAGTTGAATACAATGTGGAGTAGACATCTTGCATTTAAAGCAAGGGGCTGTCCAGCAAGTCAGCCATGAGTGACTGAGTGGACAGCCCCTAAAATTATGTATGCATCAGGTCATGCAATGCCCGCTGATCCTCTCTAGCGGCCACCATTATTCTCCGTCAACAAAGGATCATCCCAAACCACACACAAACCGGACAACCGATCATGCAGCGCTTGTTTCCTGGGGTGTACCGCAATCATGAACAGGCCGACGAACAAAATAAGAACAGATGAAACTTTGCCAATGACCTCTCGCAGCAGCACATCTTCCCAAGCAGGTTTGTCCGTAAGAGGATGCACCACCTTGATTCCCATAATCATTTTACCAATTGTCTGACCAAACAAAGAGGTGAGAAGAAAGAAATAAAGGGAAATCATCAATACCAGACTCATCTGAGCTGTCAGACCAGAGGGATCAAGAACAGTATCGATCAGAATGACTTTCAGCGACCACAGGAAGGATATATCTAACAAGAAAGCCAGACCCCTAACCACAAATCCGGCATACCGAACGGGCTCTCCCATGTAAGTATGAACCTCTCTTTCACATAAACACCTTTTATTCTGAACTACCGCATCAAATACATGACTTTTGGCGGAGCCGCGATCAGTTCCTCGATGAGATTCGTCAAAGGTTGATCCAGCACAGGTTGAGCGTTTGTTATTCCATCTAATAACGATGTTTTCCTCGCATAACGAATCACTTTAATATCGGGTATCTTCAGTTCATTTTTCAAATAATCCACCGCATCTTCCAAACTTCCGAATTGATCGATCAGTCCGAGCGACTTCGCCTTTTTGCCTGAAAAGACACGACCATCGGCCAGGTTTAATACCTTCTCTTTGCTCATATTTCTTCCTTCCATGACCACCTGCACAAATTGCTCAAAACTATCTTCCACGATATCGCGATAAATCTCTTCGGCATGTTCCGTAAAATCAGACCATGGATCACTCAACACCTTGTTCTCTCCGCTGGTGATATGGATACTGCTGATTCCCAATTTCTCTCCCAATCCTTGATAGTTGGTAAAACTGATGATTACTCCAATGCTGCCGGTAACGGTAGAAGGGTTGGCGAAAATCTCCTCTGCCGCTGACGCAATATAATAGCCTCCGGATGCCGCAATGGACCCCATGCTGGCTGCAATTTTCTTACCTGAATGTTTGATTTCGAGCAATTTACGATAGATGTTGTCGGAAGTTACTACGTCTCCGCCCCGGGCTGTCAATATACAGGACTACTCCTTTGACAAGGTCATCTTCAAGCGCAGCATTAAGTTGGGAGATGATTTGATCACCGAACGCGCCGGCAGCAATCTGTCCTTCTATCCGGATCTGGGCAATTTTATACGGACCCGCCCCTTCGATCCACTCTTCCTGCCAAATCAAAGCTCTTTTTTGATTATCGTGGATCATATGCAATAAGCCTGCTGTCATCAAGAAAACAAGTAACGTGCAGACGGCTATCGTAAGCTTCTTCACATCCATCCCACCAATATCCCTATCGAAATATGATTTTTCCGTCTAAGATCAAATCGTTCCGCTTTAAGAAAACCCCATCCACCAAGAGAGGAATCGGCGAACCAGTGAGCCCTTCATTCGATTCTTCTAATCCTTTCAGAGCATGTACATGCAGGTGCGGTTCGCTGCTAATACCAGAATTCCCAACATTCGCAATCCATTGACCTTTTTTTACGGTGTCGCCCTCTTTGACCCGTATACTCCCCTCTCGCAAATGCAGTAACATAATATAAACATCTTCATGTGCAATGACCACCATATTAGCGATTTCGTCCTGATCCAGAGATAACACATCTTTAAGCTCGTCGCTCTTCCCATCAATGGTTTTGATCACTGTACCATCGACAGGACTGTATACAGGTTCACCGTATATTTCATATTCTTCGGGTTTCGATGGAGTCGAGATCGTTTTTTTGCGCATTCCCCACGCATTGAGCTTGACGATGTCGATCGCATAAGTTTGGTTAGGATAGGCATAGTGGTAATTAAGAGTCGTCGATGCGCCGCCATGGGATATGCTGTATACGCCGCCCCTTAGAGGAAATTCTATCTCAACCGCCGCCTCTGCAGGAGGTTGATGCCAATACACGCCTGGAATTCTCAGCAGCACAACCAAGGCATTAAGAAGTCCAATGATAAGTAACAACGATTGGCCTATGGATGCATATTTGACCGTATCCTTGCGAGACCATGGCATGCCTCGATGTTTCCAAGCTGAGCATCCAATGGCGATGAGTAATAACAATGCCAATCCAACACGCAAATACTGACTGAGCTGCGCCCAATCCACAAACATCAGCATAGACATCGTCCATGCAAAGGTAACCGAACTTAAGAGAAGCCAGTTTTTCCAACTTTTCAGACGCAGAACCAACAGCAAGAGATTGAGCACAAGAGGGGCTGCGAACGCCTTAAAAACCAGCAACAGAACACTTCCTTCCAAGGGTTCCGGTTATCCTTTCAGTTCCTGGGCAACCTGCGATCGATATGATGGGTCCGTGAAGAGCCGCTGAACAAAAAGACTTTGGTTTTTTTTCGTCCATTTTAGCCCGCCGGATGGGTCATGGATGAACAAAGCCAAAGAATACCGATTTCCCGTCCGATCCTTCACATACATCACATCATTGGAAATCGCGATGCTTGAGCCGCCCTTGTACAATAATTGGACAAACGGCGAACCTTCTCTCACCTTGCGCCCCATCAAGTGCTCAAGCTGCTGACGGGCTTCCTCATCAAACCACTCCAATTGTTCCAGCCGTTCTAGCAGCTCGGCATAGAGGCGCGTTGTACATGCGGGCATGTTCCGTGATTCGATGAGCTGAAGCTCGCGATCGAAACTTGTGCGGTTGTTATAACGCTCGATGAATCGCTTGTGATCACCTTCTGAAAGTTTCTGGTGAACTTCCTTTGCCAGGGCTTGATATTCCTCAGCATCCATATCCGCCAGCCGCTGTCTCACGGCTTGCAGCTTCATGTGTTCTTTGTCCATCAGGTAGGTGCCGACCAATCCGGCGGAAGAGATCGGGAAGATCGGATCGTGTTCTGAGCCGCAGATCTCATCCACGGTGCGGTTAACCGCCTCCAAACCGAGGACATCCATGAGATATTCGGTGTTCGCATTAGAACTGTACTTGGTCATCCCCTCCGCCACTTCCTGCAAGGTCACAGATTTCCGCTGTTCCTGTTTGCCTTGATGGATTTCCCGTAACCAATTTTTGTGAGAGCCCCCGTCGCTGTGCGGGATGTAATACCGTTCCAGATCCTCCAATGCGACCGTCTGGTCGGGGGAGATCCGGCCTGATCTTATTTGTCTGATGAACTCAACGGCGATCATAATTTTCATCACGCTGGCAAGAGGCATCTTCTGTTCGGCTTAATATGAGATGATCGTTTGACCATTTTCGATATAACAGCAGGACACCTTGTCCGGATTTTTCTTAAGGTATTCCAGAAAATCATCGTCATTATTCTTTGCCCTGCCTTTAACAACCGCTGCAACAATAGCCAAGAGCAACAGCACAAGCAAAGCGATTACCGCAGGTAGGATCCACTCCCCCACGAGAAAACACCCTCTCTTTACCGCTCCATTGTGACTTGAGGCATTTCGCAAAAATCATCGCAATGATTGACTGGAATCAGCTTGCGTTTCATGGCAATGTAATCATAGACCATCGAACCGATCCCGATTTTGCCCGAAAGATACAGGAAAGGAACCAGCGGCCACAGCGGGACGATCCGGGTGCAGATTTGTACGATAGAATGAATACCCGCTTTTTTCTCATTAACGCCGCTTACTTTCATGCTGTGAATCCGCTTCTCTACTTCTTGCGGATTCAAGCCGTAACGTGCGATGACTTGCGGATGCCGAAAACTCGTAAACTTAAGCAGACCAAAATAATCCAACCGACGCATGCTGCGCATGATCCTTCTACACATTGGACACCATCCATCATAGAAGACAAGGATTTGATATGGCGCCAACCGCCTTCTTCCCCAAGCCCTTCCCGCACGCATAAAGGAGAGATGCAGTTTTCTTCCGAATATTCGCAGCCGCTTCCAACCGCTGCGATACTCCTCATCCGTGAATACCAGCAATTCCAACACGATCATGATCAACGAGAACGTTAACAGTCCCATACCGATGCATATTCCGAGATGAAACGCAACCATAGCAGCGACAATAAAGGGTTTTAGTTTCTTATTCAGTATGGAAAATGGGAAGGCAATCTTAATCCACATGCTGAGATAGGTAAGGATCACTGTGAGCCACAAATGTTCATCAACCAAATAGCGAAGCATGGGTCTGCTGAATTCTTTGACTTGTGAAATATAGTAAATGGCCGTGCCATTGTGCCACAATTCGCCCTTCAGTTGATACATACCGGAGAAGAAATAGAGAATGCACAGTTGCACAATGCAGAATATGACGGCAAAATTGTGCAGCATGGCTGAAAATTGACCCCTGAGCGTATCTTGATTCGCTTCCCGATCCCGTTGAAAACGAGCTTGATCCAATGAGAAATAAGCGGTGTTGTTGGCAAAGATCAGAAAGAACATGCAGATGATCAGAATGTTGTCTCCGCCATCGCTAAGATGACCGTAACGTTGACTAAGCGAATAATAAAACAAAAAATTTAAAGCTGTGAAAACGCGGCCTTTATAACCCAACAGATAAATGATGCAGACGACAATACCTAAATGATAGATCCAATCGAAATAGGCTAATGAAGGGTTTAAATGATAGAGGGACCAAGGCTGTTCTTCGTAAAAAGGCATGACGCCTTCCGAACTAAACAAAAAATATCGCTGGCCGTAATGGATCAAATACTGGTACAGGATGATGATTCCGATACTGATCCTAAGTAACGATGCCCCTATCAAAAACCGTTCATGTACCATAAAATCACGGTAACGGGAGAACATCGTCTACCAACTCCCTCCATTCATGAATGGAGTAATGCTCCTCGACTTCGTAATTCGCGTCATTTCGTTTGGAATACGGCACCGCTTCTTGGCGTCCTGTCATGATTCTAATCTCTACAATCTCCTTATCTGGAAAAGCTGATTTGACAAAGGCTGATACATAGCGATACAGATTATCTTCATGGAATTCCGCCTGTTGCAGCAAACTTTCCTCGATATGCGCGTCCAGCTCTTCCTTCTCGCTTGCCTTTTTTAATATCTTGTAGGTAAGCTCGTCATATCCGCCCAGCTGCAAAGCATGCACATACCCCAACCCCAAGCGCACCATGCGATTGTGCGGAGAGAACAGCGTTTCTTCATTTTTCTCCAGTAGAGGTGTCATCACATCAATCCAGGGGCTTTCAACTGGTTCGTCTTCTCCCGCTTCGATATACCGGACTTGCGCGAAAAGGCGGAAGTTCGTCGTGATCGGGTCCGGGGCAAACAGATGCCAGTTTTGATAGAAAAACGGGATCACATAAGTGTTAAGAAATGGCTGCAACTTCGCTGAAATGGGATTAATGGGACCGGCGTGAAGTGCTATAATTGAAAAGTGTACAACTGTAAAAATAATCCAGGTCAAAGATCTCCTCGATCACCTTCGCATCGCTGGAAGCCAGGTCTGTCCCCATGACATACATCGATGCGTCGCGCATAACACGATCAAGGTCATCAGCATAATGTTTCGCTGCTTCCTTTACATAAAATGCCGCTTTGGTTACGGCCCTGGTTGCCGCTCTGGCTGCAGCCGCTAAAACTGCTTCCGGGGTCCCGCTGGAATCCTCCGACAGCAGTGCGGTATTGCCAACCTCAGAGACTTTGGAAGCCACGGCGTTATTGGCAGAGAAGGAAGCGTGCAAGGTAAGACCCGTTACAACCACCAACGCCAGCGAAAGAAATACGGCCATAAACTTTCTCTTCATCCATCTCACCTCTTCCTTTAATGTTATATTATGGTATATACCACATATACTAATATATATTACTATTTCTGTATTTTTAATATCTTCCATTTCATAATGAGATGTTGTAAAATAGATTACTAGTCTACCTATACCATAACATTACAGAAGGGTGGTTCTAATTGTTCTAATTCCAGATCAGCCGGTACAGATAAGCCAAAATCATGCCGAGGAAGAACATGGAGGTAACGCCGAACAGCTTCCGGTCCCTCTCGATATCGATCACTCTAAAAATAAAGAACAGAATCAATATCGTTGTCTTCCAAACAATAGATACAAATGGAAAGACAATGCCGATCCCTAAGGACAGCAACCTCATGATGATAAAGCTCACAAACTTGACATTCACAAAGAGCCCCCCTAAATACTAGCATTTTCCTCAAAAATTTGAATCACTCTTTCTATCATAAATCCCCATCCCATCTGCTGTCAAACATTTCCTTTCTCTTTTCAGAAACATATCCTCCTAACGAAATGTCCTTTCGTAAGAGAAGACAATGGAGGCCCGCCTTTTGTGACAATTCCGAAGAAGAAACAGGATTTAAACTGGTTCATCGATCTCTGTTTTCTAGACGCGCAGGTTAATCGAACAGATCAGGCAGGATATGATAGATGTATTGGTTCTGCCAGTTCCAGGAGTGAGAACCGCCCTCGGCCACGAGGAAATAAAAATTCCCCTTTGTTTTGTCCGATGAATAGATGAAGACGTCGGTCATTACGCGCATGGCATCAATCTGGGGCTTCAGATTCGGATAGGCGATGTCCAAGTCCCCCGTCGCGCTGAAGATATAGTAATCCTGCGGTTCATAGTCGGATTCTCTGGCCACATTAGCCAAAAATTCAGCCGTCTCCCGCGGCTTAATCCCCCCGGATCGTTCACCTAATGCCCAGCTGTCTCCGCTCAGCGGGATAAAGTACTTGAAGTAATCCAGCTTGTTGGCGAACACATGCCAGGTCGTCACCGATCCCATGGAGAAGCCGCCGAAGGCCCGGTGAGCTCTCGAAGCCTGCAAGTCTTCCAAACTGCCGGACTTGGCATACGTGTTGTATGTCGTTTCTACTAAAGGAACGATATCGTTAATCAATTCTTCATGGAATAGGGCGACATCGTTCATCCCGCCGTAGAAAG contains the following coding sequences:
- a CDS encoding M23 family metallopeptidase, coding for MLVFKAFAAPLVLNLLLLVLRLKSWKNWLLLSSVTFAWTMSMLMFVDWAQLSQYLRVGLALLLLIAIGCSAWKHRGMPWSRKDTVKYASIGQSLLLIIGLLNALVVLLRIPGVYWHQPPAEAAVEIEFPLRGGVYSISHGGASTTLNYHYAYPNQTYAIDIVKLNAWGMRKKTISTPSKPEEYEIYGEPVYSPVDGTVIKTIDGKSDELKDVLSLDQDEIANMVVIAHEDVYIMLLHLREGSIRVKEGDTVKKGQWIANVGNSGISSEPHLHVHALKGLEESNEGLTGSPIPLLVDGVFLKRNDLILDGKIIFR
- a CDS encoding RDD family protein, with the protein product MGEPVRYAGFVVRGLAFLLDISFLWSLKVILIDTVLDPSGLTAQMSLVLMISLYFFLLTSLFGQTIGKMIMGIKVVHPLTDKPAWEDVLLREVIGKVSSVLILFVGLFMIAVHPRKQALHDRLSGLCVVWDDPLLTENNGGR
- a CDS encoding DCC1-like thiol-disulfide oxidoreductase family protein, whose product is MFSRYRDFMVHERFLIGASLLRISIGIIILYQYLIHYGQRYFLFSSEGVMPFYEEQPWSLYHLNPSLAYFDWIYHLGIVVCIIYLLGYKGRVFTALNFLFYYSLSQRYGHLSDGGDNILIICMFFLIFANNTAYFSLDQARFQRDREANQDTLRGQFSAMLHNFAVIFCIVQLCILYFFSGMYQLKGELWHNGTAIYYISQVKEFSRPMLRYLVDEHLWLTVILTYLSMWIKIAFPFSILNKKLKPFIVAAMVAFHLGICIGMGLLTFSLIMIVLELLVFTDEEYRSGWKRLRIFGRKLHLSFMRAGRAWGRRRLAPYQILVFYDGWCPMCRRIMRSMRRLDYFGLLKFTSFRHPQVIARYGLNPQEVEKRIHSMKVSGVNEKKAGIHSIVQICTRIVPLWPLVPFLYLSGKIGIGSMVYDYIAMKRKLIPVNHCDDFCEMPQVTMER
- the sppA gene encoding signal peptide peptidase SppA encodes the protein MTARGGDVVTSDNIYRKLLEIKHSGKKIAASMGSIAASGGYYIASAAEEIFANPSTVTGSIGVIISFTNYQGLGEKLGISSIHITSGENKVLSDPWSDFTEHAEEIYRDIVEDSFEQFVQVVMEGRNMSKEKVLNLADGRVFSGKKAKSLGLIDQFGSLEDAVDYLKNELKIPDIKVIRYARKTSLLDGITNAQPVLDQPLTNLIEELIAAPPKVMYLMR
- a CDS encoding DUF5819 family protein, which encodes MTWIIFTVVHFSIIALHAGPINPISAKLQPFLNTYVIPFFYQNWHLFAPDPITTNFRLFAQVRYIEAGEDEPVESPWIDVMTPLLEKNEETLFSPHNRMVRLGLGYVHALQLGGYDELTYKILKKASEKEELDAHIEESLLQQAEFHEDNLYRYVSAFVKSAFPDKEIVEIRIMTGRQEAVPYSKRNDANYEVEEHYSIHEWRELVDDVLPLP
- a CDS encoding serine hydrolase; translation: MPLASVMKIMIAVEFIRQIRSGRISPDQTVALEDLERYYIPHSDGGSHKNWLREIHQGKQEQRKSVTLQEVAEGMTKYSSNANTEYLMDVLGLEAVNRTVDEICGSEHDPIFPISSAGLVGTYLMDKEHMKLQAVRQRLADMDAEEYQALAKEVHQKLSEGDHKRFIERYNNRTSFDRELQLIESRNMPACTTRLYAELLERLEQLEWFDEEARQQLEHLMGRKVREGSPFVQLLYKGGSSIAISNDVMYVKDRTGNRYSLALFIHDPSGGLKWTKKNQSLFVQRLFTDPSYRSQVAQELKG